The following coding sequences lie in one Opisthocomus hoazin isolate bOpiHoa1 chromosome 7, bOpiHoa1.hap1, whole genome shotgun sequence genomic window:
- the TC2N gene encoding tandem C2 domains nuclear protein isoform X2, which yields MLSKKANFFTQAVSMVQESEAVAASKPTIVEKPPLSSVSVKPQVGCSEDYLLSKLPLDGQEVPFVVPPFKLAYVQPKNLPSISHAGGIQESARASFGDRKAELHGVYQWPCYDVYNPFYLEHRVSPDLIRRFQAKSDNRKLYGSVSDLRPSALSGPFDVSHSMFDLRSPPHRFMKRYDSLSSVPSSTSSRKDSQGSNRSLDTITLSGDERDFGRLNVKLCYVSSVEQIWITVLHCKDLSWPSSCGENPRIYIKGILTLPKPVHFKSSAKEGCNDIKFMETFVFAIKLQSLQAVRLVFKIQMQTPRKKTIGECSLALRELSSEESSHWLDISPPSKAPVCRTELQVGTCFQAINRRIQLQILEAQNLPVSSTLLSSNFFVKVGMFSTEGLIYKKKTRLLKSTNGQVKWGEMMIFPVSQAEQGISFLIKLYSRSSVRRKHFLGQIWISSDSSNSEAVEQWKDTIANPEKVVVKWYSIGPS from the exons ATGCTGTCCAAAAAAGCCAACTTTTTTACCCAAG CAGTTTCCATGGTGCAGGAATCTGAAGCAGTAGCCGCAAGCAAGCCAACTATTGTAGAGAAGCCTCCATTGTCTTCTGTGTCAGTGAAGCCTCAAGTTGGCTGTTCAGAGGATTATCTGCTTTCTAAACTGCCCCTGGATGGTCAGGAGGTACCATTTGTGGTCCCTCCATTCAAATTGGCTTATGTACAGCCGAAGAACCTTCCTAGTATCTCACATGCTGGAGGGATTCAAG AATCTGCCAGAGCCTCATTTGGTGACCGGAAAGCAGAACTGCACGGCGTGTACCAATGGCCCTGCTATGACGTCTACAATCCATTCTATTTGGAGCATCGGGTTTCGCCAGATCTGATTAGACGCTTCCAAGCAAAATCAGATAATAGGAAATTATATGGATCAG TTAGTGATTTAAGACCTAGTGCTTTGTCTGGACCATTTGATGTAAGCCATTCAATGTTTGATCTCAGAAGCCCGCCTCATCGATTCATGAAG aGATATGATTCACTCTCCAGTGTACCTAGCAGTACCTCTTCCAGGAAGGATTCACAAGGCAGTAACAGGAGCCTGg ATACTATTACATTATCAGGTGATGAACGAGACTTTGGAAGACTGAATGTGAAGTTGTGTTATGTTTCTTCTGTAGAACAGATTTGGATCACAGTTTTACAT TGCAAAGACCTGAGCTGGCCTTCTAGCTGTGGGGAAAATCCTCGTATCTACATCAAGGGAATCCTCACACTGCCCAAACCAGTGCATTTCAAATCTTCTGCCAAGGAAGGGTGCAAT gaCATCAAATTTATGGAAACTTTTGTGTTTGCTATTAAGCTGCAAAGCCTGCAGGCTGTCAGATTGGTATTTAAAATCCAGATGCAGACtcctaggaaaaaaacaattgGAGAATGCTCCTTGGCACTGCGGGAGCTCAGCTCGGAGGAGTCAAGTCATTGGCTGGATATATCTCCTCCTTCCAAAGCACCT GTGTGCCGCACAGAACTTCAAGTAGGAACTTGTTTTcaagcaataaacaggaggattCAGTTACAGATTCTTGAAGCACAAAACCTTCCAGTTTCATCTACACTGCTGTCTTCAA ATTTCTTTGTGAAAGTCGGAATGTTTAGTACAGAAGGCTTGATCTATAAGAAGAAGACTCGTCTTCTGAAGTCCACTAATGGCCAAGTGAAGTGGGGAGAAATGATGATTTTTCCAGTTAGCCAAGCTGAACAAGGAATTAGCTTTCTCATAAAGCTCTACAGCAGAAGCTCAGTGAGAAGAAAACACTTCCTAGGACAG
- the TC2N gene encoding tandem C2 domains nuclear protein isoform X1, with product MATECIKKCCKWCFCPEKEKNDPVSMVQESEAVAASKPTIVEKPPLSSVSVKPQVGCSEDYLLSKLPLDGQEVPFVVPPFKLAYVQPKNLPSISHAGGIQESARASFGDRKAELHGVYQWPCYDVYNPFYLEHRVSPDLIRRFQAKSDNRKLYGSVSDLRPSALSGPFDVSHSMFDLRSPPHRFMKRYDSLSSVPSSTSSRKDSQGSNRSLDTITLSGDERDFGRLNVKLCYVSSVEQIWITVLHCKDLSWPSSCGENPRIYIKGILTLPKPVHFKSSAKEGCNDIKFMETFVFAIKLQSLQAVRLVFKIQMQTPRKKTIGECSLALRELSSEESSHWLDISPPSKAPVCRTELQVGTCFQAINRRIQLQILEAQNLPVSSTLLSSNFFVKVGMFSTEGLIYKKKTRLLKSTNGQVKWGEMMIFPVSQAEQGISFLIKLYSRSSVRRKHFLGQIWISSDSSNSEAVEQWKDTIANPEKVVVKWYSIGPS from the exons ATGGCAACAGAATGtataaaaaaatgctgtaaatggTGTTTCtgcccagaaaaagaaaaaaatgatc CAGTTTCCATGGTGCAGGAATCTGAAGCAGTAGCCGCAAGCAAGCCAACTATTGTAGAGAAGCCTCCATTGTCTTCTGTGTCAGTGAAGCCTCAAGTTGGCTGTTCAGAGGATTATCTGCTTTCTAAACTGCCCCTGGATGGTCAGGAGGTACCATTTGTGGTCCCTCCATTCAAATTGGCTTATGTACAGCCGAAGAACCTTCCTAGTATCTCACATGCTGGAGGGATTCAAG AATCTGCCAGAGCCTCATTTGGTGACCGGAAAGCAGAACTGCACGGCGTGTACCAATGGCCCTGCTATGACGTCTACAATCCATTCTATTTGGAGCATCGGGTTTCGCCAGATCTGATTAGACGCTTCCAAGCAAAATCAGATAATAGGAAATTATATGGATCAG TTAGTGATTTAAGACCTAGTGCTTTGTCTGGACCATTTGATGTAAGCCATTCAATGTTTGATCTCAGAAGCCCGCCTCATCGATTCATGAAG aGATATGATTCACTCTCCAGTGTACCTAGCAGTACCTCTTCCAGGAAGGATTCACAAGGCAGTAACAGGAGCCTGg ATACTATTACATTATCAGGTGATGAACGAGACTTTGGAAGACTGAATGTGAAGTTGTGTTATGTTTCTTCTGTAGAACAGATTTGGATCACAGTTTTACAT TGCAAAGACCTGAGCTGGCCTTCTAGCTGTGGGGAAAATCCTCGTATCTACATCAAGGGAATCCTCACACTGCCCAAACCAGTGCATTTCAAATCTTCTGCCAAGGAAGGGTGCAAT gaCATCAAATTTATGGAAACTTTTGTGTTTGCTATTAAGCTGCAAAGCCTGCAGGCTGTCAGATTGGTATTTAAAATCCAGATGCAGACtcctaggaaaaaaacaattgGAGAATGCTCCTTGGCACTGCGGGAGCTCAGCTCGGAGGAGTCAAGTCATTGGCTGGATATATCTCCTCCTTCCAAAGCACCT GTGTGCCGCACAGAACTTCAAGTAGGAACTTGTTTTcaagcaataaacaggaggattCAGTTACAGATTCTTGAAGCACAAAACCTTCCAGTTTCATCTACACTGCTGTCTTCAA ATTTCTTTGTGAAAGTCGGAATGTTTAGTACAGAAGGCTTGATCTATAAGAAGAAGACTCGTCTTCTGAAGTCCACTAATGGCCAAGTGAAGTGGGGAGAAATGATGATTTTTCCAGTTAGCCAAGCTGAACAAGGAATTAGCTTTCTCATAAAGCTCTACAGCAGAAGCTCAGTGAGAAGAAAACACTTCCTAGGACAG